Proteins encoded by one window of Colletes latitarsis isolate SP2378_abdomen chromosome 5, iyColLati1, whole genome shotgun sequence:
- the LOC143342111 gene encoding tonsoku-like protein isoform X1, with translation MDTERLLKKKKRVKRDGNFQQLAEVVKELGDLYFETGKFEDALQEYTEQLEVCSILEDKLNIAVAHRMIGEIHTNLNNYEEALKHQNNYLEGAKEIKNLLEEQRAYATLGRTYFCWAESLVESEKKTEALKRAKKAYMKSIRLCNELGDTDIELKELITMRARLLLNLGLVLEIQKEQQQAIDLMEKAAALCEAHNLQEDFHRTQVALGGIHERQNDYESALKHFKTATEIDNPSLKAEARYLQAELLLRMERWCESRKILVSLYVTDNLSENLKCQVEKILRIVVTLNETENTLKTEKSTSGKLRLYEKLGDTAVAANCFEKAIDYYRKMLNCAEEIESDRTGAALLSLAQTLKDVKCFNEALDFAQREFKLCTDSREICRSALFLADLLIDTKATDDKIQEIYNLAWSNAKICADPSLETSVLKEQLNYFINSGKTEETRMIQEKLDMLKEVPSSSDSEDEIDESNIGANICLEDLSDIETELRAKENSKTYRKRTKKQTVVIKRNEKGETQLHIACINGNVEAVKKLLTDGHSINVRDHFGWTPLHEAANHGYVEIAKLLLQHGADVNDPGSIMCQGVTPLHDAASCGNLSMMRLLMEYGANVELTANEDDTVLDCLEQWKDRVDYLSPEEQAEYNEMHSKLSAIIPASKRKNCKQSEKLSRNSRNCINDRSSTEGKVSAGEDYKRTIANLKHRSDPIGTSLTRTKRIINPLLNKNEVLLDDWLEDDINESSNNKRYSNEDISPKIKRKSSNDDIQHENNSKRHKTMVVSPTIKDKEFDQTEDESNDSCNTEIAHSFNVRRIQKKKQQTSLLSIGFTKNSVSRTPSPINPSPTEFESREADVIVKSIILNVCVEGKVFQTQVQISNVSKPSVQDILMDIEKKFYDDSGCNAKFDLRTTNGIVVNSNNVFTILNEGDIVKNLKCEVIELEIPPIAERYRIICQTYNIDVREFILKCLKSCENMFILRLKQEDVSSKELMSVLKTLEYQKNIQILDLSNKELHEAGNVLHDCILKLSTLQELCLQGCDIDSKCLNKLEKLPPQLKFLDLSYNPLGSTSEEILSKLLIPLVQLQTLILRYCQLSNIQFLSNNNGLLNLDISWNNFKEDEFCTSLQRQLLNLNLSSTVFLNNFNMVKSTFNNKNVVFTNLECLELVACNLLDNDVKNILSKASNLSKLVLRGNKGVSTQSLNLLLKHTPTLAHIDISGCESIVTYPDSEIFIESPEICTLIVSMSSDVYECWLCLWRGKGIAKKLSYNLVIFKPLIKEFTN, from the exons atggATACAGAAA GATTActcaaaaaaaagaaacgggTCAAGCGAGATGGTAATTTTCAACAGTTGGCTGAAGTTGTTAAAGAGCTTGGGGATTTATATTTTGAGACTGGAAAGTTTGAAGATGCATTGCAAGAATATACAGAACAATTGGAAGTctgtagtattttagaagacaaattAAACATTGCAGTGGCCCACAGAATGATTGGAGAGATACACACGAATCTTAACAACTATGAGGAAGCATTAAAGCATCAAAACAATTATTTGG AAGGAGCCAAAgagataaaaaatttattagaagAACAACGAGCTTATGCCACATTAGGTAGAACATATTTCTGCTGGGCTGAAAGCTTAGTTGAATCTGAGAAAAAGACTGAAGCCCTGAAAAGGGCAAAAAAAGCATATATGAAGAGTATACGGCTTTGCAATGA ATTAGGAGACACAGATATTGAATTGAAGGAATTGATTACAATGCGGGCACGGTTGCTTTTAAACCTAGGTTTAGTGTTAGAAATTCAGAAAGAACAGCAGCAGGCTATTGATTTAATGGAGAAAGCTGCAGCACTATGCGAAGCACATAATTTGCAAGAAGATTTTCACAGAACACAAGTTGCTCTAGGTGGAATTCATGAACGGCAAAACGACTATGAATCAgcgttaaaacatttcaaaactGCCACTGAGATTGATAATCCGTCCTTAAAAGCAGAAGCGCGATACTTACAGGCAGAACTACTTTTAAGAATGGAAAGGTGGTGCGAGTCGCGCAAGATATTAGTTTCCCTTTACGTTACGGACAATCTATCGGAAAATCTTAAATGTCAAGTAGAAAAGATTCTCAGAATAG TGGTGACTTTAAATGAAACTGAGAATACTTTAAAGACAGAAAAAAGTACAAGCGGTAAGTTGAGACTTTACGAAAAACTAGGAGATACAGCTGTTGCCGCGAACTGTTTCGAGAAAGCTATCGATTATTATCGAAAGATGCTCAATTGCGCAGAAGAGATCGAAAGCGATCGTACAGGAGCAGCCTTGTTAAGTCTAGCTCAAACTTTAAAGGATGTAAAATGCTTTAACGAAGCGTTAGATTTTGCACAGAGGGAATTCAAACTTTGCACAgattcacgtgaaatttgtagATCAGCTTTATTCTTGGCAGATTTACTGATAGACACCAAAGCGACCGACGACAAAATTCAAGAAATTTACAATTTAGCTTGGAGTAATGCAAAAATTTGCGCCGATCCTTCTTTGGAGACGTCCGTTTTAAAAgaacaattaaattattttattaattctggAAAAACAGAAGAGACAAGAATGATTCAGGAAAAACTGGATATGTTGAAAGAAGTACCCAGCAGTTCTGACAGTGAAGATGAGATAGATGAAAGTAATATCGGTGCGAATATTTGCTTGGAAGATTTGTCGGATATAGAAACTGAATTGAGAGCCAAGGAAAATAGTAAAACATATAGGAAACGAACAAAAAAACAAACAGTCGtgataaaaagaaacgaaaagggTGAAACACAGCTTCATATAGCTTGCATCAATGGCAATGTCGAAGCCGTAAAGAAATTACTAACTGAtggtcattcaataaatgttagagACCATTTTGGGTGGACTCCTCTTCACGAAGCGGCCAATCATGGTTACGTGGAGATTGCAAAATTATTGTTGCAACATGGTGCGGATGTAAACGATCCAGGAAGCATCATGTGTCAGGGAGTTACTCCACTTCACGATGCAGCATCTTGCGGCAATCTTTCGATGATGAGACTCCTAATGGAATATGGAGCAAATGTGGAACTAACGGCAAATGAAGATGATACTGTACTAGATTGCTTAGAGCAATGGAAAGATCGTGTTGATTATTTGTCTCCCGAAGAACAAGCTGAGTACAACGAAATGCATTCAAAATTGTCTGCTATAATACCAGCAAGCAAAAGAAAAAATTGCAAACAATCGGAAAAGTTATCACGCAATTCAAGAAATTGTATCAATGACAGAAGTAGTACCGAAGGAAAGGTCTCTGCAGGTGAAGATTATAAAAGAACTATAGCCAACTTAAAGCATAGAAGTGACCCAATTGGAACATCCTTGACTCGTACTAAACGCATAATTAACCCGCTTTTGAACAAGAATGAAGTCCTTTTGGATGATTGGTTGGAGGATGATATCAACGAAAGTAGTAACAACAAAAGATATTCCAATGAAGATATCAGTCCAAAAATAAAGAGGAAATCGAGCAATGATGATATTCAGCACGAGAATAATTCGAAGCGTCATAAAACAATGGTTGTGAGTCCTACAATAAAAGACAAGGAATTTGATCAGACTGAAGATGAAAGTAATGATAGTTGTAATACCGAAATAGCGCATTCTTTTAATGTACGCAGAATTCAGAAGAAAAAGCAACAGACTTCTTTATTGTCAATTGGTTTTACCAAAAACTCTGTTTCTCGAACACCTTCGCCTATCAATCCATCTCCCACGGAATTTGAATCAAGAGAAGCTGATGTTATAGTAAAATCGATTATTTTAAATGTATGTGTCGAAGGAAAAGTATTTCAAACTCAGGTACAAATCTCAAATGTGTCGAAACCATCGGTACAAGACATTTTAATGGAtatcgaaaagaaattttacGACGATAGCGGATGTAACGCAAAGTTCGATTTAAGAACTACGAACGGTATTGTTGTAAATTCTAATaatgtatttacaattttaaacgAAGGAGAcatcgttaaaaatttaaaatgtgAAGTGATTGAATTAGAGATACCACCTATCGCTGAACGATATCGGATTATTTGTCAAACTTACAACATAG atGTCCGTGAATTTATATTAAAGTGTTTAAAATCTTGTGAGAACATGTTCATCTTGCGGTTAAAGCAAGAGGATGTCAGTAGTAAAGAACTTATGTCTGTATTAAAAACTTTAGAATACCAAAAAAACATTCAAATATTAGATCTATCCAATAAAGAATTGCACGAAGCAGGGAATGTTCTGCATGATTGCATTTTGAAATTATCAACTTTGCAAGAATTATGTCTCCAAGGATGCGATATTGATTCTAAATGCTTGAATAAATTAGAAAAACTACCCCCGCAACTCAAGTTTTTAGATCTCAGTTATAATCCACTTGGATCAACAAGTGAAGAAATACTTTCTAAACTTCTTATCCCTCTGGTGCAACTTCAAACATTGATTTTACGATATTGTCAACTGTCTAATATTCAATTTCTTTCAAACAACAATGGCCTGCTAAACTTGGATATTTCTTGGAACAACTTTAAGGAAGATGAATTCTGTACCTCGTTACAGAGACAGCtacttaatttaaatttatctagtaccgtttttttaaacaattttaacatGGTTAAAAGCACtttcaataataaaaatgttgtgTTCACAAACTTAGAATGTTTAGAACTTGTTGCATGTAATTTATTGGATAACGATGTAAAAAATATATTGTCGAAAGCGTCGAATCTTTCTAAATTGGTGCTTAGAGGAAATAAAGGAGTAAGTACACAATCTTTAAATTTACTATTAAAGCACACACCAACACTGGCACATATTGATATCagtggatgcgaaagtatcgtcACGTATCCTGAttcagaaatatttatcgagagtcCAGAAATTTGTACATTAATTGTGAGCATGTCTTCTGACGTGTACGAGTGTTGGCTTTGTTTATGGCGAGGGAAAGGTATTGCGAAAAAATTATCGTATAATCTCGTGATTTTTAAACCTTTGATTAAGGAGTTtacaaattga
- the Oseg4 gene encoding intraflagellar transport protein Oseg4, whose product MFVYLSKKIAIPNNFRLNCIAWNQKEGYIAVGGEDGLLKVLRVDSNANSSTSGGKSRNLTAASNLSMNQTLEGHNSHVQVVTWNEQHQKLTSSDQNGVIIVWMLYKGSWYDEMINNCNKSVVKGMAWSLDGLKICIVYEDGAVIVGSVEGNRIWGKELKNISLAAVQWSPDGKLLLFGLKNGEVHLYDNQGVFLTKLSMIPLNSGQAPIIMALQWYDGRNGYIASDCPTLAICYRNGKIQLMRGTNDDNPIVIETGMTTAWCCWNSCGSLLAVTGLMPMLGNGETKGTNVIQFYTPFGKHMRTLKVPGREVTCCAWEGGSLRVALSVDSHIYFANIRLDYKWTYFSNTVVYTNEKISKDGISIMFWNTVNNTCCNKYVRSLISLDSYGDHCVLAVKNDLVQGSEQFALLVCNSIATPIDTKFIDLEPLWVTMTNSVVITASKNNFLVWSYRTPRNSMLHTGRLKKDKIYHIDETPTGVTEVIQDLDKDRSFVTPINTKATMDPICCLSATDNVLLVGRESGMIQRYSLPQITLTNRYNTACKLFKIAINCDASRVSIIDTTGVLTMLDLDADSKKNSFKDGESADGINKFERKDVWAMCWAQDNPTLLAIIEKTRMYVLREYDPEEPISCSGYICSFQDLEIRCVLLDDLMQKPEDTKNELIVDLEVKSLRDTRELLDKVGLKEANNFIQDNPHPRLWRLLAESALKKLDLETAENAMVRCTDYLGIQFIKRLQNVHNDQLKKAEVAAYLGNYDEAEKLYLDMDRRDLAISLRQKLGDYFRVVQLMKMGIGGSDKQMEYAYNKIGEYYAERQNWEGAREYYEKSRNLEKLVECYYKLEDFIQLAGTVQQLPDKSPLLKTVARMLASVGMCSQAVAAYIKYGDVKLAVDTCVRLNHWDQAVELARTYKMAQIGELLHKYATHLLSNGKRLQAVELYKKANYNLEAAKLLFQLAEEQTKTRTNPLRVKKIYVLAALLIEDHINSTPAIKGARSNIVMGIAENNEDTRIIENAWKGAEANHFLLLAHRQIYSGNIDAAMKTALRLREYEDILEPEDIYCLLALSSAVNHAFAVCSKAFIKLESLESISESTREEYEDLAVDIFTKNSPKDVRNSKTECANCESLVPDWCVACPNCMTRFPPCIISGKPLMDLSNAWICTVCRHYVATERDVVNINACPLCHSTVTYM is encoded by the coding sequence ATGTTTGTGTATTTGAGTAAAAAGATAGCTATACCAAATAATTTTCGGCTTAATTGTATAGCATGGAATCAGAAAGAAGGTTATATAGCAGTTGGAGGAGAAGATGGACTATTGAAAGTGCTTAGAGTGGATTCCAATGCTAATAGTTCTACTAGTGGTGGAAAGTCTCGTAATTTAACTGCTGCTAGCAATTTAAGTATGAATCAGACTTTAGAAGGTCATAATAGCCATGTACAAGTAGTTACTTGGAATGAGCAGCACCAAAAATTGACCTCTAGCGATCAAAATGGTGTGATTATTGTTTGGATGTTATATAAAGGTTCTTGGTACGATGAAATGATAAACAATTGTAATAAATCAGTTGTCAAAGGGATGGCATGGAGTTTGGATGGTTTAAAAATTTGCATAGTTTATGAAGATGGAGCAGTTATTGTTGGTTCTGTTGAAGGCAATAGAATTTGGGGAAAAGAATTGAAGAATATATCTCTTGCTGCTGTACAATGGTCTCCAGATGGGAAATTACTGTTGTTTGGTTTAAAGAATGGTGAAGTTCATCTTTATGACAATCAAGGGGTCTTTTTAACAAAGTTGTCTATGATACCACTCAACAGTGGACAGGCTCCAATAATAATGGCACTGCAATGGTATGATGGAAGAAATGGCTATATTGCTTCTGATTGTCCTACTCTAGCTATTTGTTACCGAAATGGTAAAATACAACTTATGAGAGGTACAAATGATGATAATCCAATTGTAATAGAAACTGGTATGACAACAGCATGGTGTTGTTGGAATAGTTGTGGTTCTTTATTGGCAGTAACAGGTCTGATGCCAATGTTAGGTAATGGGGAAACAAAAGGTACTAATGTCATTCAGTTCTATACTCCGTTTGGTAAACATATGAGAACTCTGAAAGTACCTGGTAGAGAGGTTACATGTTGTGCATGGGAAGGAGGATCTCTCAGAGTAGCTTTATCGGTTGATTCTCATATATATTTTGCAAATATCCGTTTGGATTACAAGTGGACATACTTcagtaacacagttgtgtatacaAATGAAAAGATCAGCAAAGACGGCATTTCTATTATGTTTTGGAACACAGTTAATAATACATGTTGCAATAAATATGTAAGGTCATTAATATCGTTAGATTCGTATGGAGATCATTGTGTGTTAGCAGTAAAAAATGACCTGGTACAAGGATCTGAACAATTCGCTCTTTTAGTTTGTAATTCAATAGCCACTCCAATAGACACAAAGTTCATAGATTTGGAGCCACTATGGGTGACCATGACAAATAGTGTCGTCATTActgcatccaaaaataattttttggtaTGGAGTTACCGCACTCCGCGTAATAGCATGTTGCATACAGGACGGCTTAAAAAAGACAAAATTTATCATATAGACGAAACTCCAACCGGCGTGACAGAAGTAATTCAAGATTTAGACAAAGACAGATCTTTTGTAACACCTATCAATACTAAAGCTACTATGGACCCTATTTGTTGCCTATCTGCGACTGACAATGTCTTATTGGTAGGCAGAGAATCAGGAATGATTCAGCGGTATTCCTTACCGCAGATAACTCTCACAAATAGGTACAATACAGCCTGTAAACTTTTTAAAATTGCAATTAATTGCGACGCGTCTCGGGTATCCATTATAGATACAACTGGTGTTTTGACTATGCTAGATTTAGATGCAGATTCTAAAAAAAACAGTTTTAAGGATGGGGAGTCGGCAGATGGTATAaacaaatttgaaagaaaagatGTATGGGCCATGTGTTGGGCACAAGACAATCCAACTTTATTAGCAATCATAGAGAAGACCAGAATGTATGTTCTAAGAGAATATGATCCTGAAGAACCGATATCATGTTCTGGATATATTTGTTCATTCCAAGATTTAGAGATACGATGTGTCCTGTTGGATGACCTCATGCAAAAACCGGAGGATACAAAAAACGAATTAATAGTAGACTTAGAAGTAAAATCTTTGAGAGACACGAGAGAGTTATTGGATAAAGTGGGATTGAAGGAAGCCAATAACTTCATTCAAGACAACCCGCATCCACGATTGTGGCGTTTATTGGCGGAGTCGGCGCTGAAAAAGCTGGACTTGGAAACTGCAGAAAACGCGATGGTTCGTTGTACGGATTACTTGGGTATACAATTTATAAAACGTCTGCAGAACGTACACAACGATCAGTTGAAGAAAGCTGAGGTAGCGGCGTACCTTGGTAATTACGATGAAGCGGAGAAATTGTATTTAGACATGGATAGAAGAGATTTGGCGATTTCATTGCGTCAAAAACTGGGAGACTACTTTCGCGTGGTGCAGTTGATGAAAATGGGTATTGGTGGATCTGACAAACAGATGGAGTATGCTTATAACAAAATTGGAGAATATTATGCTGAAAGACAGAATTGGGAGGGGGCGAGGGAGTACTACGAAAAGAGCAGAAATTTGGAGAAGCTGGTCGAGTGTTACTACAAGTTAGAAGACTTTATTCAGTTGGCAGGAACGGTGCAACAATTACCAGACAAGAGTCCCTTATTGAAGACAGTGGCAAGGATGTTAGCATCTGTGGGCATGTGCTCCCAGGCAGTTGCAGCTTATATAAAATACGGGGACGTGAAACTAGCCGTGGATACTTGTGTTCGACTTAATCATTGGGACCAGGCAGTCGAATTGGCCAGAACCTATAAAATGGCCCAAATTGGCGAATTATTACATAAGTACGCTACTCATCTTTTGTCTAATGGCAAGAGATTGCAGGCAGTAGAACTGTATAAGAAAGCAAATTACAATCTGGAAGCAGCAAAGTTACTATTTCAGTTGGCAGAAGAGCAGACGAAAACTAGAACAAATCCCTTGCGCGTGAAGAAGATCTATGTTCTGGCAGCACTGCTGATCGAGGATCATATTAATAGTACTCCAGCAATTAAAGGGGCCCGAAGTAACATTGTGATGGGTATAGCAGAGAACAATGAAGATACTCGTATCATAGAGAATGCTTGGAAGGGCGCAGAGGCGAATCACTTTCTTTTATTGGCTCATAGACAAATATATTCAGGAAACATTGATGCAGCTATGAAAACAGCCTTGCGACTCCGAGAATACGAGGACATTTTGGAACCTGAGGATATTTACTGTCTACTTGCTTTATCCAGTGCAGTTAATCATGCGTTTGCTGTCTGTTCTAAGGCGTTCATTAAATTAGAATCATTGGAAAGTATCTCGGAATCAACCAGAGAAGAGTATGAAGATTTGGCAGTGGATATTTTCACCAAAAACAGCCCAAAAGATGTACGCAACTCTAAAACGGAATGTGCGAATTGCGAGAGTCTTGTACCAGATTGGTGCGTCGCGTGTCCTAATTGTATGACTAGATTTCCTCCTTGTATCATTTCTGGAAAACCACTAATGGATCTCAGTAATGCGTGGATATGTACTGTTTGTAGACACTATGTCGCGACAGAGCGTGATGTTGTTAATATTAATGCTTGCCCCTTGTGTCACAGCACAGTTACATACATGTAA
- the LOC143342111 gene encoding tonsoku-like protein isoform X2 encodes MKSIRLCNELGDTDIELKELITMRARLLLNLGLVLEIQKEQQQAIDLMEKAAALCEAHNLQEDFHRTQVALGGIHERQNDYESALKHFKTATEIDNPSLKAEARYLQAELLLRMERWCESRKILVSLYVTDNLSENLKCQVEKILRIVVTLNETENTLKTEKSTSGKLRLYEKLGDTAVAANCFEKAIDYYRKMLNCAEEIESDRTGAALLSLAQTLKDVKCFNEALDFAQREFKLCTDSREICRSALFLADLLIDTKATDDKIQEIYNLAWSNAKICADPSLETSVLKEQLNYFINSGKTEETRMIQEKLDMLKEVPSSSDSEDEIDESNIGANICLEDLSDIETELRAKENSKTYRKRTKKQTVVIKRNEKGETQLHIACINGNVEAVKKLLTDGHSINVRDHFGWTPLHEAANHGYVEIAKLLLQHGADVNDPGSIMCQGVTPLHDAASCGNLSMMRLLMEYGANVELTANEDDTVLDCLEQWKDRVDYLSPEEQAEYNEMHSKLSAIIPASKRKNCKQSEKLSRNSRNCINDRSSTEGKVSAGEDYKRTIANLKHRSDPIGTSLTRTKRIINPLLNKNEVLLDDWLEDDINESSNNKRYSNEDISPKIKRKSSNDDIQHENNSKRHKTMVVSPTIKDKEFDQTEDESNDSCNTEIAHSFNVRRIQKKKQQTSLLSIGFTKNSVSRTPSPINPSPTEFESREADVIVKSIILNVCVEGKVFQTQVQISNVSKPSVQDILMDIEKKFYDDSGCNAKFDLRTTNGIVVNSNNVFTILNEGDIVKNLKCEVIELEIPPIAERYRIICQTYNIDVREFILKCLKSCENMFILRLKQEDVSSKELMSVLKTLEYQKNIQILDLSNKELHEAGNVLHDCILKLSTLQELCLQGCDIDSKCLNKLEKLPPQLKFLDLSYNPLGSTSEEILSKLLIPLVQLQTLILRYCQLSNIQFLSNNNGLLNLDISWNNFKEDEFCTSLQRQLLNLNLSSTVFLNNFNMVKSTFNNKNVVFTNLECLELVACNLLDNDVKNILSKASNLSKLVLRGNKGVSTQSLNLLLKHTPTLAHIDISGCESIVTYPDSEIFIESPEICTLIVSMSSDVYECWLCLWRGKGIAKKLSYNLVIFKPLIKEFTN; translated from the exons ATGAAGAGTATACGGCTTTGCAATGA ATTAGGAGACACAGATATTGAATTGAAGGAATTGATTACAATGCGGGCACGGTTGCTTTTAAACCTAGGTTTAGTGTTAGAAATTCAGAAAGAACAGCAGCAGGCTATTGATTTAATGGAGAAAGCTGCAGCACTATGCGAAGCACATAATTTGCAAGAAGATTTTCACAGAACACAAGTTGCTCTAGGTGGAATTCATGAACGGCAAAACGACTATGAATCAgcgttaaaacatttcaaaactGCCACTGAGATTGATAATCCGTCCTTAAAAGCAGAAGCGCGATACTTACAGGCAGAACTACTTTTAAGAATGGAAAGGTGGTGCGAGTCGCGCAAGATATTAGTTTCCCTTTACGTTACGGACAATCTATCGGAAAATCTTAAATGTCAAGTAGAAAAGATTCTCAGAATAG TGGTGACTTTAAATGAAACTGAGAATACTTTAAAGACAGAAAAAAGTACAAGCGGTAAGTTGAGACTTTACGAAAAACTAGGAGATACAGCTGTTGCCGCGAACTGTTTCGAGAAAGCTATCGATTATTATCGAAAGATGCTCAATTGCGCAGAAGAGATCGAAAGCGATCGTACAGGAGCAGCCTTGTTAAGTCTAGCTCAAACTTTAAAGGATGTAAAATGCTTTAACGAAGCGTTAGATTTTGCACAGAGGGAATTCAAACTTTGCACAgattcacgtgaaatttgtagATCAGCTTTATTCTTGGCAGATTTACTGATAGACACCAAAGCGACCGACGACAAAATTCAAGAAATTTACAATTTAGCTTGGAGTAATGCAAAAATTTGCGCCGATCCTTCTTTGGAGACGTCCGTTTTAAAAgaacaattaaattattttattaattctggAAAAACAGAAGAGACAAGAATGATTCAGGAAAAACTGGATATGTTGAAAGAAGTACCCAGCAGTTCTGACAGTGAAGATGAGATAGATGAAAGTAATATCGGTGCGAATATTTGCTTGGAAGATTTGTCGGATATAGAAACTGAATTGAGAGCCAAGGAAAATAGTAAAACATATAGGAAACGAACAAAAAAACAAACAGTCGtgataaaaagaaacgaaaagggTGAAACACAGCTTCATATAGCTTGCATCAATGGCAATGTCGAAGCCGTAAAGAAATTACTAACTGAtggtcattcaataaatgttagagACCATTTTGGGTGGACTCCTCTTCACGAAGCGGCCAATCATGGTTACGTGGAGATTGCAAAATTATTGTTGCAACATGGTGCGGATGTAAACGATCCAGGAAGCATCATGTGTCAGGGAGTTACTCCACTTCACGATGCAGCATCTTGCGGCAATCTTTCGATGATGAGACTCCTAATGGAATATGGAGCAAATGTGGAACTAACGGCAAATGAAGATGATACTGTACTAGATTGCTTAGAGCAATGGAAAGATCGTGTTGATTATTTGTCTCCCGAAGAACAAGCTGAGTACAACGAAATGCATTCAAAATTGTCTGCTATAATACCAGCAAGCAAAAGAAAAAATTGCAAACAATCGGAAAAGTTATCACGCAATTCAAGAAATTGTATCAATGACAGAAGTAGTACCGAAGGAAAGGTCTCTGCAGGTGAAGATTATAAAAGAACTATAGCCAACTTAAAGCATAGAAGTGACCCAATTGGAACATCCTTGACTCGTACTAAACGCATAATTAACCCGCTTTTGAACAAGAATGAAGTCCTTTTGGATGATTGGTTGGAGGATGATATCAACGAAAGTAGTAACAACAAAAGATATTCCAATGAAGATATCAGTCCAAAAATAAAGAGGAAATCGAGCAATGATGATATTCAGCACGAGAATAATTCGAAGCGTCATAAAACAATGGTTGTGAGTCCTACAATAAAAGACAAGGAATTTGATCAGACTGAAGATGAAAGTAATGATAGTTGTAATACCGAAATAGCGCATTCTTTTAATGTACGCAGAATTCAGAAGAAAAAGCAACAGACTTCTTTATTGTCAATTGGTTTTACCAAAAACTCTGTTTCTCGAACACCTTCGCCTATCAATCCATCTCCCACGGAATTTGAATCAAGAGAAGCTGATGTTATAGTAAAATCGATTATTTTAAATGTATGTGTCGAAGGAAAAGTATTTCAAACTCAGGTACAAATCTCAAATGTGTCGAAACCATCGGTACAAGACATTTTAATGGAtatcgaaaagaaattttacGACGATAGCGGATGTAACGCAAAGTTCGATTTAAGAACTACGAACGGTATTGTTGTAAATTCTAATaatgtatttacaattttaaacgAAGGAGAcatcgttaaaaatttaaaatgtgAAGTGATTGAATTAGAGATACCACCTATCGCTGAACGATATCGGATTATTTGTCAAACTTACAACATAG atGTCCGTGAATTTATATTAAAGTGTTTAAAATCTTGTGAGAACATGTTCATCTTGCGGTTAAAGCAAGAGGATGTCAGTAGTAAAGAACTTATGTCTGTATTAAAAACTTTAGAATACCAAAAAAACATTCAAATATTAGATCTATCCAATAAAGAATTGCACGAAGCAGGGAATGTTCTGCATGATTGCATTTTGAAATTATCAACTTTGCAAGAATTATGTCTCCAAGGATGCGATATTGATTCTAAATGCTTGAATAAATTAGAAAAACTACCCCCGCAACTCAAGTTTTTAGATCTCAGTTATAATCCACTTGGATCAACAAGTGAAGAAATACTTTCTAAACTTCTTATCCCTCTGGTGCAACTTCAAACATTGATTTTACGATATTGTCAACTGTCTAATATTCAATTTCTTTCAAACAACAATGGCCTGCTAAACTTGGATATTTCTTGGAACAACTTTAAGGAAGATGAATTCTGTACCTCGTTACAGAGACAGCtacttaatttaaatttatctagtaccgtttttttaaacaattttaacatGGTTAAAAGCACtttcaataataaaaatgttgtgTTCACAAACTTAGAATGTTTAGAACTTGTTGCATGTAATTTATTGGATAACGATGTAAAAAATATATTGTCGAAAGCGTCGAATCTTTCTAAATTGGTGCTTAGAGGAAATAAAGGAGTAAGTACACAATCTTTAAATTTACTATTAAAGCACACACCAACACTGGCACATATTGATATCagtggatgcgaaagtatcgtcACGTATCCTGAttcagaaatatttatcgagagtcCAGAAATTTGTACATTAATTGTGAGCATGTCTTCTGACGTGTACGAGTGTTGGCTTTGTTTATGGCGAGGGAAAGGTATTGCGAAAAAATTATCGTATAATCTCGTGATTTTTAAACCTTTGATTAAGGAGTTtacaaattga